A section of the Cydia splendana chromosome 1, ilCydSple1.2, whole genome shotgun sequence genome encodes:
- the LOC134797740 gene encoding spermidine synthase: MDSLKKNWFTEACELWPGGTFSFEVKEVLCDEKSEYQHVQVFDTTSLGKVLVLDGIIQCTEKDEFSYQEMISFLPLCCHKNPEKVLIVGGGDGGVAREVAKHPKVKQIVQVEIDAKVIEVSKKHLPFMAVGFDSPKLTLHVGDGFEFMKQHSAEFDVIITDSSDPVGPAVSLFQENYFSLMKSALREGGIVCSQAGTIWNDLELVRSTLSHCRKQFPSAAYAYASVPTYPSGQIGFVIGSLTPNVRFDVPTITFTKDEEAAMKLKYYNSEVHKAAFVLPTFVKYQLA; encoded by the exons ATGGACTCTCTTAAAAAGAACTGGTTTACTGAGGCATGCGAATTATGGCCTGGAGGCACGTTTTCGTTCGAAGTGAAGGAGGTGCTTTGTGATGAGAAATCTGAATACCAACATGTTCAAGTTTTTGATACTACAAGTTTAGGTAAAGTTTTGGTACTGGATGGAATCATACAGTGTACTGAGAAAGACGAATTTTCTTATCAG GAGATGATATCATTCCTGCCTTTATGTTGCCACAAAAATCCTGAAAAAGTACTAATTGTGGGTGGAGGTGATGGTGGAGTAGCCAGAGAAGTGGCCAAGCATCCTAAAGTGAAACAAATTGTTCAG GTGGAAATCGACGCAAAAGTAATAGAAGTATCAAAGAAACACCTCCCATTCATGGCCGTAGGCTTCGACAGTCCAAAGCTGACACTGCACGTCGGCGACGGGTTCGAGTTCATGAAGCAGCACAGCGCAGAGTTCGACGTGATCATCACCGATAGCAGCGACCCCGTCGGCCCGGCTGTCAGTCTGTTCCAGGAGAATTACTTCAGCTTGATGAAGAGTGCCTTGAGGGAGGGCGGGATTGTGTGCTCGCAGGCGGGTACTATTTGGAATGATTTGGAACTTGTCAGGAGTACACTAAG CCATTGCAGAAAACAGTTCCCCTCAGCGGCCTACGCCTACGCGTCAGTACCGACCTACCCGTCCGGCCAGATCGGGTTCGTGATCGGCTCTCTCACCCCCAACGTGCGCTTCGACGTTCCCACCATTACCTTTACAAAAGACGAGGAAGCTGCTATGAAACTGAAGTACTATAACTCGGAGGTGCACAAGGCTGCGTTCGTGCTGCCGACGTTTgttaaatatcagctcgcgtag
- the LOC134792452 gene encoding interleukin-1 receptor-associated kinase 4-like, with translation MLANTEIRNLKEGTLDTIIKILHIVEDDWKKFMAFIPMDPQKENSDRKYNSEHIRLIEEHSRVINEKCAKILFDEWGTSGQIRPTLKTVQQIALKAEMMRLADEIADILREPHPPRPTQGPGAPVTENISLLLNESSSEIRDTTAQMKSVNNETNNDIQGQSTGQVYNIPNFKLIAKSVGSDESYKQESSNQQFSEQLHDQQPYIQQVNFQSSSHQLDYQSEYQQFQTSVPNIPIFQGTTEGLTLSSKIDSSILQDPDLTHFDYEELQTATNNFSDICKIGSGGFGIVFKAPHPRHGMLAVKKTHNQPNQAEVMRTFNTEVRYLSQFRHINIVPILGFSKNGPVPCIVCEFIEGGSLIEKIAEKVLNERQRITIMQGTAEGLRYLHSNRTYHPTAPLATYPSAQNVSRINFVHGDVKSANILLTKDFVPKLCDFGLTKSYEETFIMPTTFGTKVYMAPEAIQGTVTPKSDIFSYGIVLLELLTGLKPFVLADNTKIDIKTYIYEGTSCGKSIYEFLDQSTQWTKAVDIFMLVKKCLENNRHDRPTSEAICNILNAFINN, from the exons ATGTTGGCAAATACAGAAATTCGCAATTTAAAAGAGGGCACCCTCGATACTATAATAAAAATTTTGCATATTGTAGAAGACGATTGGAAGAAATTCATGGCTTTTATACCCATGGACCCTCAGAAGGAAAACTCCGATCGTAAATACAATAGTGAGCACATAAG ATTGATTGAGGAGCATTCCAGGGTTATCAATGAAAAATGTGCTAAAATTTTGTTTGATGAATGGGGGACCTCCGGCCAAATCAGACCAACACTGAAGACAGTGCAACAAATTGCATTGAAAGCAGAGATGATGCGGCTTGCGGATGAAATAGCTGACATTTTGAGAG AGCCTCATCCCCCACGGCCAACACAAGGACCAGGAGCTCCTGTCACTGAAAACATCTCACTTTTATTGAATGAGAGCAGCTCAGAAATCAGGGACACAACTGCACAAATGAAGTCTGTAAATAATGAAACTAATAATGACATACAAGGACAGAGTACTGGACAAGTATATAACATACCTAATTTTAAGCTAATAGCAAAGTCTGTTGGCAGCGATGAGTCCTATAAACAAGAATCCAGCAATCAACAGTTTAGTGAACAATTGCATGATCAACAACCCTATATTCAACAAGTTAACTTCCAGTCTTCCAGTCATCAATTGGATTATCAATCTGAATATCAGCAATTTCAGACTTCTGTGCCAAATATTCCTATATTTCAAGGAACAACTGAAGGTCTGACACTGAGTAGTAAAATAGATTCATCAATCCTCCAAGACCCGGACTTGACTCACTTTGATTATGAGGAATTACAAACTGCAACAAATAATTTTTCTGATATCTGTAAAATAGGATCTGGTGGGTTCGGGATTGTGTTCAAAGCTCCCCACCCCAGACACGGCATGCTGGCCGTCAAGAAAACTCACAACCAGCCCAACCAAGCAGAAGTGATGAGAACATTTAATACCGAAGTACGGTATCTTTCGCAATTTCGCCATATAAACATAGTTCCAATCTTGGGATTTTCTAAAAATGGTCCAGTGCCTTGTATTGTTTGCGAATTCATTGAAGGTGGATCTTTGATTGAAAAAATAGCTGAAAAAGTGTTAAATGAGAGGCAGAGGATAACTATCATGCAGGGAACGGCGGAGGGGCTCCGCTACCTGCACAGCAACCGAACATACCATCCCACCGCGCCGTTAGCAACATACCCCAGCGCACAAAATGTCTCCAGAATTAACTTCGTCCATGGTGACGTCAAAAGCGCAAACATTTTGCTTACAAAAGACTTTGTCCCCAAG CTCTGTGACTTCGGCCTGACGAAATCATACGAAGAAACATTCATCATGCCAACAACATTTGGAACAAAAGTTTACATGGCACCCGAGGCGATACAAGGCACCGTCACTCCGAAATCAGACATATTCAGCTACGGAATCGTCTTACTAGAACTCTTAACCGGCCTCAAACCTTTTGTCTTAGCAGacaatacaaaaatagacattaagACTTACATTTATGAGGGTACGAGTTGTGGGAAAAGTATTTATGAATTTCTTGACCAATCTACTCAATGGACAAAGGCTGTAGATATCTTTATGTTAGTTAAGAAATGTTTGGAGAATAACAGGCATGACCGGCCGACAAGTGAAGCtatatgtaatatattaaaTGCCTTTATTAACAACTGA